In one window of Brassica rapa cultivar Chiifu-401-42 chromosome A07, CAAS_Brap_v3.01, whole genome shotgun sequence DNA:
- the LOC103829478 gene encoding jasmonate O-methyltransferase: protein MVVMQILHMNKGNGETSYAKNSIVQSNIISLGRRAVDEALKKLMLSNSDISSLGIADLGCSSGPNSLLSISNIVDTIQNVCLDLDRPVPELKVSLNDLPSNDFNYIFASLPEFYDRLKKRDDNNNDCLGFDRRGEGPCFISAVPGSFYGRLFPRQSLHFVHSSSSLHWLSQVPCGEVSKEDGVIITADLDNKGKIYLSKTSPKSVHKAYALQFQSDFLVFLRSRSEEVVPGGRMVLSLLGRSSLDPTTEESCYQWELLAQALMSMANEGIIEEEKIDAFNAPYYAASSEELKMVIEKEGSFLIDRLEVSPVNWEGGSVTEENYDILRSKPEALASGRRVAKTIRAVIEPMLEPTFGHNVMDELFERYAKIVGEYSYVSSPRYAIVNISLVKMG from the exons atggtAGTAATGCAAATTCTTCACATGAACAAAGGAAATGGTGAAACAAGTTATGCCAAAAACTCCATCGTTCAG AGCAACATAATATCTCTAGGCAGAAGGGCAGTGGACGAGGCCTTGAAAAAACTAATGTTGAGCAATTCAGATATTTCGAGTCTTGGAATCGCTGACTTAGGTTGCTCCTCCGGTCCCAATAGTCTCTTGTCTATCTCTAACATCGTAGACACAATCCAAAACGTGTGTCTTGACCTTGACCGTCCTGTCCCTGAGCTCAAAGTCTCTCTCAACGACCTCCCTAGCAACGACTTCAACTACATATTTGCTTCTTTGCCGGAGTTCTATGACCGGCTCAAGAAGAGAGACGACAATAATAATGATTGCTTAGGTTTTGACCGCAGAGGAGAAGGACCGTGTTTTATATCGGCGGTTCCTGGCTCTTTCTACGGACGTTTGTTTCCTCGCCAGAGCCTTCACTTTGTTCATTCTTCTTCTAGTTTGCACTGGTTGTCTCAg GTTCCATGTGGTGAGGTGAGCAAGGAAGATGGAGTGATCATAACAGCTGATTTAGACAACAAAGGGAAAATATACCTATCCAAGACAAGTCCTAAGAGTGTACATAAAGCCTATGCTCTTCAGTTCCAATCCGATTTCTTGGTGTTTCTTAGATCGCGATCCGAGGAGGTGGTTCCTGGAGGACGAATGGTCTTATCGCTCTTAGGTAGAAGCTCACTGGATCCTACAACCGAAGAGAGTTGCTATCAATGGGAGCTCCTAGCTCAAGCTCTCATGTCCATGGCAAATGAG GGTATCATCGAAGAAGAGAAGATCGATGCTTTCAACGCTCCTTACTATGCTGCGAGCTCCGAAGAGTTGAAAATGGTGATCGAGAAAGAAGGTTCTTTTTTGATTGATCGACTTGAGGTAAGTCCTGTTAATTGGGAAGGTGGGAGTGTCACCGAGGAAAACTATGACATATTACGATCCAAACCGGAAGCCCTAGCTAGTGGAAGAAGAGTGGCTAAAACAATTCGAGCTGTGATAGAGCCGATGCTAGAACCTACATTTGGTCATAATGTGATGGACGAACTTTTTGAAAGGTATGCAAAAATAGTGGGAGAGTACTCATATGTGAGCTCACCTCGATACGCTATTGTTAATATTTCGCTCGTAAAGATGGGTTGA
- the LOC103829477 gene encoding phosphatidylinositol/phosphatidylcholine transfer protein SFH4, with translation MVVKVVDVAWESQEMSNASEGIHQLMFSSARAELCDEPNARESRPLSASCPSTFNERVIISYVLSRQSDLEKQIEALYLTKSEMPYEQEELINAAVYRVDALEA, from the exons ATGGTTGTCAAAGTTGTGGATGTTGCTTGGGAGTCCCAAGAGATGTCAAATGCTTCTGAAG GTATACATCAA TTGATGTTTTCAAGCGCTAGAGCTGAGCTGTGTGATGAACCAAATGCAAGGGAATCTCGTCCTCTTTCGGCTTCATGTCCAAGTACTTTTAATGAAAGAGTCATCATTTCCTATGTTTTAAGCAGACAAAGCGATCTTGAGAAACAGATAGAAGCCCTTTACTTGACGAAATCCGAGATGCCTTACGAGCAAGAGGAGTTGATCAATGCTGCTGTTTATCGCGTGGATGCACTAGAAGCATAG